The following coding sequences are from one Euwallacea fornicatus isolate EFF26 chromosome 8, ASM4011564v1, whole genome shotgun sequence window:
- the dlg1 gene encoding disks large 1 tumor suppressor protein isoform X5 produces MPPTSFSPSNMCSFCPIRKPPSKRAVRFDSYVDTFSISDVSAHKGNDSWQGNDTDQAHSPLLGQGDLKQVNGNDEWEYEEIILERGGAGLGFSIAGGTDNPHVGDDTAIYVTKLIGGGAAAADGRLFVGDSILAVNDQAVVDVPHAMAVEALKRAGNTVKLSIRRRRQPRHMKVMEIALIKGNKGLGFSIAGGIGNQHIPGDNGIYVTKVMEGGAAQIDSRLAVGDKLVAVRDDVKGEVNLENVTHEDAVATLKTTQDSVVLVVAKPDSGFNPPASDTSYSPQLSTKGSRFYTESIHSAHSSNLALHQPIGTPRAVSTEDITREVRTVTLHKTNTGLGFNIVGGEDGEGIFVSFILAGGPADLSGELKRGDQIISVNGVNLRNATHEEAAQALKGTSQTVTMVVQYRPEEYNRFEAKINDLKQQMANPVSGGTLLRTSQKRSLYVRALFDYDPMKDDGLPSRGLAFQYGDILHVTNASDDEWWQARRVLASGDEQGMGIVPSKRRWERKQRARDRSVKFQGQGTHPEKISTLERKKKSYSFSRKFPFMKSKDDKSEDGSDQEQAPLSELHSNGNEKSASTFMLCYTQEDSNNEGEILYRVELPYMEEITLIYLENSDNIDDFSNEENVLSYEPVQQMQIKYTRPVIILGPLKDRINDDLISEFPEKFGSCVPHTTRPKREYEVDGRDYHFVASREQMEKDIQNHLFIEAGQYNDNLYGTSVSSVREVAEKGKHCILDVSGNAIKRLQVAQLYPIAIFIKPKSVESIMEMNKRMTEDQAKKTYERALKTEQEFGEYFTAVVQGDTPEDIYAQSKEIINEQSGPTIWIPAKEKL; encoded by the exons GTGAATGGTAATGATGAGTGGGAATATGAAGAAATTATCCTAGAAAGAGGCGGAGCAGGTCTCGGCTTCAGCATCGCCGGTGGTACTGACAACCCTCACGTGGGCGACGACACCGCCATCTACGTTACCAAATTAATCGGAGGTGGTGCCGCGGCTGCAGATGGTCGACTCTTCGTGGGAGATTCAATTCTGGCTGTCAATGATCAAGCTGTAGTGGATGTGCCTCATGCCATGGCAGTGGAAGCTTTGAAGAGAGCTGGGAACACAGTGAAACTC AGTATACGGCGTCGTCGCCAGCCTCGTCATATGAAGGTGATGGAAATAGCATTAATTAAAGGCAACAAAGGACTCGGGTTCAGCATTGCGGGAGGAATAGGAAATCAGcatataccgggtgataaTGGCATTTATGTTACGAAAGTTATGGAAGGTGGCGCAGCTCAAATTGACAGCAGGTTAGCGGTCGGGGACAAACTGGTGGCAGTTAGAGACGATGTA AAAGGAGAGGTGAACCTTGAAAACGTGACTCACGAGGATGCCGTGGCGACCCTCAAAACGACCCAGGATTCAGTGGTTCTTGTAGTCGCCAAGCCGGATTCGGGCTTTAATCCGCCCGCCTCAGATACATCTTACTCTCCACAACTTT CCACCAAAGGATCTCGATTTTATACTGAATCTATCCACTCCGCTCACTCGTCGAATCTTGCCTTACACCAACCAATCGGCACTCCGAGAGCTGTTAGTACCGAAGACATCACTAG GGAAGTTAGAACGGTAACTCTCCACAAAACCAACACGGGCCTAGGCTTCAACATCGTAGGAGGGGAGGATGGAGAAGGTATCTTCGTCTCATTCATTCTGGCCGGAGGTCCTGCAGACCTCAGTGGAGAGCTGAAGCGAGGAGACCAGATCATCAGCGTGAATGGCGTCAATTTGAGAAACGCCACCCATGAGGAGGCAGCTCAAGCTCTTAAG GGTACTAGTCAAACGGTGACGATGGTGGTACAATATAGACCTGAAGAGTACAACCGGTTCGAGGCGAAGATAAACGACCTCAAGCAGCAGATGGCGAACCCCGTGAGCGGGGGAACCCTGCTCAGGACATCGCAGAAGAGGTCACTCTATGTTAG GGCTCTGTTCGATTATGATCCGATGAAAGATGATGGTTTGCCATCTCGAGGACTCGCCTTTCAGTATGGCGATATCCTCCACGTCACGAATGCGAGCGATGACGAATGGTGGCAGGCGAGACGGGTATTGGCATCGGGTGACGAGCAGGGTATGGGCATAGTGCCCAGCAAGAGGCGGTGGGAGCGCAAGCAACGTGCTCGAGATAGATCTGTCAAGTTCCAGGGGCAAGGAACTCATCCGGAGAAG ataTCTACCTTGGAGAGAAAAAAGAAGAGCTACTCGTTTAGCCGGAAATTCCCATTCATGAAAAGCAAAGATGACAAATCGGAAGATGGATCTGACCAAGAAC AAGCACCTTTATCTGAGCTCCATTCTAATGGTAATGAAAAATCTGCCTCCA CATTTATGTTGTGCTACACACAAGAGGACTCGAATAACGAAG GTGAAATATTATATCGGGTTGAGCTCCCTTACATGGAAGAGATAACTCTCATATATCTGGAGAATAGTGACAATATTGACGACTTTA GCAATGAAGAAAACGTCCTGTCCTATGAACCGGTCCAGCAAATGCAAATTAAGTACACGAGACCGGTTATAATTCTAGGGCCTCTGAAAGACAGAATTAACGACGACCTGATTTCGGAGTTTCCCGAGAAATTCGGGAGTTGTGTTCCTC ACACAACAAGGCCGAAAAGGGAATATGAAGTTGATGGACGTGATTACCACTTCGTTGCGTCCAGAGAACAAATGGAAAAAGATATTCAAAACCATTTGTTTATAGAGGCCGGACAGTACAATGATAACCTTTATGGCACCTCTGTGTCCTCCGTGCGAGAAGTAGCTGAAAAG GGAAAACATTGTATTCTGGACGTGAGCGGTAACGCCATAAAAAGGCTTCAAGTGGCTCAGCTGTATCCTATAGCTATATTTATTAAACCCAAATCTGTGGAATCTATAAT GGAAATGAATAAGAGAATGACCGAGGACCAGGCAAAGAAAACGTATGAAAGGGCACTGAAAACCGAACAGGAATTCGGCGAATATTTCACTG CTGTAGTTCAGGGTGACACTCCCGAAGATATCTACGCTCAATCTAAGGAAATAATTAACGAGCAATCTGGACCCACGATTTGGATTCCGGCGAAAGAGAAACTGTGA
- the LOC136340595 gene encoding endoplasmic reticulum metallopeptidase 1, translating to MPRPKSNYIFGNRESKISIHSIPYYVAIALVVLLAFLFWVVYLVDGILPTPLTVKDELKNPHAFITERAIWDLKNLTNIGPRVVGSYENEVVTVDYLQNRIRAIIQDKHPNQFLEQDLQLTSGAYYLTSRNKAVINTYNKVQNIAVKLSGRNGTYSVLINSHFDSVPTSPGASDDGINVAAMLEILRILSKDTEKPLHNIVFLFNGAEETPLQASHGFITQHKWAKECKVIINLDACGSGGKIILFQTGPDAPWLIKFYGGVPHPFGQATGEELFQTDLLPSDTDFRIFRDYGKLVGLDMAFIKNGYWYHTKHDRFSYIPFGSYQHVGDNVLYLLKSLSNAPEVSQPLNAEGKVVYFDVFGWFFVYYTNFIGQIINVSTVMLSLVVFIYCLFSFNLAFSRPTLKFLPVATGAILGSWILSVLFVVVLAILLDLLGKTMTWFGQPWLIFGLYVVPVLGLSGILLFLTNHENISLSIRCQIQAHLVRLILTVILTFGIAFNVRTAYALMIPILFSSFAFVVIHATRLHRSVKYWQIVYILFLLLPSMNLMYQALTTFSLFIPMTGRIGSDKNPDMIIGSMAAVFSILILSPVTALINVLRNARYFFVFLGLLFIISVILLFTPLGFPYSAKESNPTPQRQWILHTSRKFFNESGDLSKSDAGFFFLSLDRNSPSILKGYVKDLARAVPLSEDCEKYAGCGMPLLHHRMIEIAPYSTWIPAEEPILPEPLNMTYDTENISSTEVKYNIKITGPDRLTIYIIPQEEVSIQNISFVSELNSSHITFYGRPMFFIYCQLGTGELKHDFTFNVRTQTNWTGPTVNITVVGRYVHPAKMKKTPQYLDLIQQMPEWTDVTAWLGTNYVYQI from the exons ATGCCTAGGCCTAAGAGCAACTACATATTTGGTAATAGAGAATCGAAGATTAGTATTCACAGTATACCATATTATGTTGCCATTGCTCTAGTGGTTTTATTAGCTTTCCTTTTTTGGGTAGTATATCTGGTAGATGGTATATTGCCCACACCTCTAACTGTTAAAGATGAG TTGAAGAATCCTCACGCCTTTATCACAGAACGAGCTATTTgggatttaaaaaaccttaccAACATCGGACCGCGCGTGGTTGGAAGCTATGAAAATGAAGTGGTCACAGTAGATTATCTCCAGAATAGAATAAGAGCTATTATACAAGACAAGCACCCTAATCaatttcttgaacaagacCTTCAACTTACAAGTGGCGCCTACTATTTAACTTCACGAAACAAGGCAGTAATTAACACTTATAACAAAGTACAGAACATTGCAGTGAAGTTGAGCGGAAGGAATGGCACTTATAGTGTTTTGATTAATTCACATTTTGACTCTGTTCCAACAAGTCCAG GCGCCAGCGATGATGGTATAAATGTAGCAGCCATGTTGGAAATTCTCCGCATCTTGTCCAAAGATACTGAAAAACCATTGCATAATATAGTCTTTCTCTTCAATGGAGCTGAAGAGACTCCTTTGCAAGCATCTCACGGTTTCATCACTCAGCATAAGTGGGCCAAAGA GTGTAAAGTAATCATAAATCTCGACGCATGCGGTTCAGGTGgcaaaatcattttatttcaaaccgGGCCAGATGCACCCTGGTTGATAAAGTTTTATGGTGGGGTTCCGCATCCTTTTGGCCAAGCAACCGGCGAGGAGTTGTTTCAGACTGACCTTTTGCCGTCAGATACGGACTTTAGGATTTTCAGAGATTATGGAAAATTAGTTG GTTTGGATATGGCTTTCATCAAAAATGGTTATTGGTACCATACCAAACATGACCGTTTTTCCTACATCCCTTTTGGGTCATATCAGCATGTCGGAGATAATGTTTTATATTTGCTGAAATCCCTCTCAAATGCCCCGGAGGTATCTCAGCCATTAAATGCAGAGGGCAAAGTTGTGTATTTCGACGTTTTTGGCTGGTTTTTCGTTTATTACACGAACTTTATTGgacaaataattaatgtttCGACTGTGATGTTATCGCTGGTGGTTTTCATCTATTGCCTCTTTAGTTTTAATCTGG cATTCTCCAGGCCTACGCTCAAATTTTTGCCCGTGGCAACTGGGGCTATATTGGGAAGTTGGATTTTGTCTGTGTTATTCGTTGTCGTATTGGCGATATTATTGGACTTATTGGGAAAAACTATGACCTGGTTTGGGCAGCCTTGGCTTATTTTTGGACTTTATGTTGTGCCCGTTTTAGGCTTATCTGGAATTTTACTGTTCTTGACCAATCACGAG AATATATCTTTAAGTATAAGATGCCAAATACAAGCGCATTTAGTAAGACTGATATTAACTGTAATACTAACGTTTGGCATCGCCTTTAATGTTAGAACCGCATATGCTTTAATGATACCGATTTTGTTCTCTTCATTTGCTTTCGTGGTAATTCACGCAACGCGCCTTCACCGCTCAG ttaaatattGGCAAATTGTTTACATCCTATTTCTGCTATTACCGTCGATGAATTTGATGTACCAGGCCTTAACAACGTTTTCGCTCTTTATACCCATGACTGGCCGTATTGGTTCGGACAAAAACCCTGATATGATCATTGGAAGCATGGCCGctgtattttcaattttaatcctATCGCCTGTT acTGCTCTGATAAATGTTCTAAGAAACGCCAGATACTTTTTCGTATTTCTAGGTCTGTTATTTATCATTTCCGTGATACTGTTATTCACTCCTTTGGGATTTCCCTATTCGGCGAAAGAGAGCAATCCCACGCCGCAAAGACAGTGGATTTTG CATACttctagaaaatttttcaatgaatctGGTGACCTATCCAAATCAGACGCGGGTTTTTTCTTCCTGAGTTTAGACAGAAATTCTCCCAGCATACTGAAAGGCTACGTGAAAGATTTGGCCAGAGCAGTGCCCTTATCCGAAGACTGTGAAAAGTATGCAGGATGTGGAATGCCGCTGTTACACCATCGAATGATTGAGATTGC GCCATACAGCACTTGGATCCCCGCAGAAGAGCCCATTCTGCCGGAGCCCCTTAATATGACTTACGACACGGAAAATATTTCGAGTACTGAAGTGAaatataacattaaaataacaG GCCCTGATAGGCTCACGATCTACATAATTCCACAAGAAGAGGTCAGTATCCAGAATATCAGCTTTGTAAGTGAACTTAACTCATCTCATATCACCTTCTACGGCCGCCCAATGTTCTTCATTTACTGTCAATTGGGAACTGGAGAGCTAAAGCACGATTTCACATTTAACGTTCGTACGCAAACTAATTGGACCGGACCCACAGTTAACATTACTGTGGTTGGAAGATACGTTCATCCagccaaaatgaagaaaacacCGCAGTATTTAGACTTAATTCAGCAAATGCCCGAATGGACAGACGTAACTGCCTGGTTGGGAACCAACtatgtttatcaaatttaa